The following proteins come from a genomic window of Gossypium raimondii isolate GPD5lz chromosome 5, ASM2569854v1, whole genome shotgun sequence:
- the LOC105770066 gene encoding LOW QUALITY PROTEIN: respiratory burst oxidase homolog protein D (The sequence of the model RefSeq protein was modified relative to this genomic sequence to represent the inferred CDS: inserted 1 base in 1 codon) — MRNDDGRGAYSENNSDTESIASDRATFSGPLVLGGGGGGVSNKKSSKKSTRFNLPPEITMAKTNSTRSAASLAGADNDDSYVEITLDIRDDSVAVHSVQGAGGGNEDPELALLAKKTLENKSASFRSYLLRNTSNRIKQVSQELKQVLSRRPSNTGRRFDRTKSAAAHALKGLKFITTKTGGSGNGWSSVEKRFNDLTASTNGVLHQSQFAECIGMNQSKEFATELFQALARRHNVTGDSINKIQLKQFWDQISDESFDSRLQTFFDMVDKDADGRITEEEVREIISLSASANKLSTIQKQAEEYAALIMEELDPDNAGYIMIYNLETLLLQAPNQSVRVGDSRILSQMLSQKLKPTQENNPIKRLYQKTKYFILDNWQRIWVMMLWLGIVGGLFAYKFVQYRNKAAFDVMGYCVCIAKGGAETLKFNMALILLPVCRNTITWLRNKTKMGVVVPFDDNLNFHKVIAVGITVGVILHGGAHLTCDFPRLLHATEEEYEPMETYFGEDQPSNYWWFVKGVEGVTGIIMVVLMAIAFTLATPWFRRNKLNLPKFLKKLTGFNAFWYSHHLFIIVYALLIVHGYYLYLTKTWYQKTTWMYVAVPVILYACERLTRAFRSSIKAVKILKVAVYPGNVLSLHMSKPQGFKYKSGQYMFVNCSAVSQFEWHPFSITSAPGDDYVSVHIRTLGDWTRQLKTVFSEVCQPPAAGKSGLLRAEGDNTSFPKILIDGPYGAPAQDYKKYDVVLLVGLGIGATPMISIVKDIINNMRMEDDSFPGSGLENGNYNNNNNKSKGFKTRKAYFYWVTREQGSFEWFKGIMNEVAEMDEKRVIELHNYCTSVYEEGDARSALITMLQSLHHAKNGVDVVSGTRVKSHFAKPNWRQXLQKIALHHPDARIGVFYCGAPALTKELRQLASDFSHKTSTKFEFHKENF; from the exons ATGAGGAACGATGATGGGAGAGGAGCTTATTCGGAGAACAATTCCGACACAGAAAGCATAGCAAGCGACAGGGCGACGTTTAGTGGACCATTGGTCTTAGGTGGCGGCGGCGGCGGTGTTTCTAACAAAAAATCTTCGAAAAAGAGTACAAGATTCAACCTTCCACCGGAAATCACCATGGCCAAGACTAACTCAACACGCAGCGCTGCTAGTTTGGCCGGCGCTGACAATGATGACAGTTACGTTGAAATCACCCTCGACATCCGAGACGATTCCGTGGCGGTTCACAGCGTTCAAGGCGCCGGTGGTGGAAACGAAGACCCAGAGTTGGCGTTGCTAGCTAAGAAAACTTTGGAGAACAAGTCGGCTTCGTTTCGTTCATATTTGTTGAGGAACACGTCGAATCGAATTAAACAGGTTTCTCAGGAGCTGAAACAAGTTCTTTCGAGAAGACCATCTAACACCGGCCGGAGGTTCGACAGGACTAAATCGGCGGCAGCTCATGCCTTGAAAGGGCTCAAGTTTATCACCACCAAAACTGGGGGCTCCGGCAACGGTTGGTCTTCCGTCGAGAAGCGATTCAATGACTTGACCGCCTCTACGAATGGCGTTCTTCACCAATCCCAATTCGCCGAATGCATCG gAATGAACCAGTCTAAAGAATTCGCCACTGAGCTGTTTCAAGCGCTAGCTCGGAGACATAATGTAACCGGAGACTCAATCAACAAAATACAGCTCAAACAGTTCTGGGATCAGATTTCCGACGAAAGCTTTGACTCTAGACTCCAAACTTTCTTTGACAT GGTTGACAAAGACGCTGATGGAAGAATAACAGAAGAAGAAGTCAGAGAG ATCATCAGTCTCAGCGCTTCTGCCAACAAACTTTCAACCATTCAGAAACAGGCCGAAGAATATGCTGCTTTGATCATGGAAGAACTTGATCCAGATAATGCCGGATACATCATG ATTTATAACCTGGAAACTCTATTATTACAAGCTCCAAATCAATCTGTCAGGGTCGGGGATAGTCGGATACTGAGTCAAATGTTAAGCCAGAAACTCAAGCCAACTCAAGAGAACAACCCAATTAAAAGGTTGTACCAGAAGACTAAGTACTTCATATTGGATAACTGGCAAAGGATCTGGGTTATGATGTTGTGGCTCGGCATTGTTGGGGGCCTATTCGCGTATAAGTTCGTGCAGTACCGGAACAAGGCCGCTTTCGATGTGATGGGATACTGTGTTTGCATTGCTAAAGGAGGTGCAGAGACTCTTAAGTTCAACATGGCTTTGATTTTACTACCAGTGTGTCGAAACACCATTACTTGGCTTCGAAACAAGACTAAAATGGGCGTTGTTGTTCCTTTTGATGACAATTTGAACTTCCACAAG GTTATTGCGGTTGGGATTACGGTTGGGGTGATCCTACACGGAGGTGCGCATTTAACCTGTGATTTCCCGAGGCTTCTTCATGCCACAGAAGAAGAATATGAACCAATGGAAACTTACTTTGGGGAGGACCAACCTTCAAACTACTGGTGGTTTGTGAAGGGAGTGGAAGGTGTAACAGGCATTATAATGGTGGTGCTAATGGCTATTGCCTTCACACTAGCCACTCCTTGGTTCAGGCGCAACAAACTGAACCTCCCCAAGTTCCTTAAGAAGCTCACCGGATTTAACGCGTTCTGGTATTCGCATCACCTTTTCATTATCGTCTACGCTCTCCTCATCGTTCATGGTTATTATCTCTATTTGACCAAGACATGGTACCAGAAAACA ACATGGATGTACGTAGCAGTGCCTGTTATTCTTTACGCCTGCGAAAGGTTGACTCGAGCATTTAGATCAAGTATCAAGGCAGTTAAAATTCTCAAGGTTGCTGTATATCCTGGAAATGTATTGTCACTGCATATGTCGAAGCCCCAAGGATTCAAGTACAAAAGTGGGCAATACATGTTTGTCAACTGCTCTGCAGTCTCCCAATTTGAATG GCATCCATTCTCCATAACTTCAGCACCTGGAGACGACTACGTTAGTGTTCACATTCGAACTTTGGGTGATTGGACAAGGCAGCTCAAAACTGTTTTCTCTGAG GTTTGTCAGCCTCCAGCTGCTGGAAAGAGTGGACTGCTCAGGGCAGAAGGAGACAACACTAG CTTCCCGAAGATTTTGATCGACGGTCCATACGGAGCTCCGGCACAGGACTACAAGAAATACGACGTTGTTCTCCTGGTGGGGCTCGGTATCGGCGCCACTCCAATGATAAGCATTGTCAAGGACATCATCAACAACATGAGAATGGAAGATGATTCATTTCCAGGATCTGGTTTAGAGAATGGAaattacaacaacaacaacaacaagagCAAAGGGTTCAAAACAAGGAAAGCCTACTTTTACTGGGTGACAAGGGAGCAAGGCTCGTTCGAGTGGTTCAAAGGGATAATGAACGAAGTAGCCGAAATGGACGAGAAAAGGGTGATCGAGCTCCACAACTACTGCACCAGCGTTTACGAGGAAGGCGACGCTCGATCGGCTCTCATAACCATGCTTCAGTCACTTCACCATGCCAAGAACGGCGTCGACGTCGTCTCCGGAACTCGAGTGAAATCTCACTTCGCCAAGCCTAACTGGCGTC GTTTACAAAAGATCGCTCTACATCATCCTGACGCCAGAATTG GAGTTTTCTACTGTGGGGCACCAGCACTAACCAAGGAGTTGAGACAACTGGCTTCTGATTTTTCCCACAAGACTTCAACCAAGTTCGAATTCcacaaagaaaatttttaa